In the Podospora bellae-mahoneyi strain CBS 112042 chromosome 4, whole genome shotgun sequence genome, one interval contains:
- a CDS encoding hypothetical protein (COG:A; EggNog:ENOG503P30R): MPQPIVYEGVNGCYEGTLFSGLKFFVSRRLPLRSEVLRKIKNNGGKIVEMEKFADVLIWDYLITHGAPAGAISSKFVEDCVSKGEIVNKEEYLVAVPTATPVGSSAPVKKGTKTPFTPKDDQMLLSWIRQKEEAGESIKGNAIYRELAAKYPHHTYQSWRSRYVEKLLHLPPQQSVHPLPPPIPTLVKSKSSSDARAAPPSTASSTVEKKSAKRREFTTQDDEILLQHLGRWQGSESGQNAYKELEEQYPHHTWQSWRNRYVKTLSKRRNSGSGDELPPAKRPRKSTASDTVPSRTPTAPPTTQLELSQKDKEKYEALREKKRKMAEAKAAKQAKSTSRTSTAGQAQASSCVEEREKQPRAASAASSPPSPSGSQKEELKRKLKRIRAEKARKGVSTPLKPTPGGQSERTAGASSSAPLPPATNETSSGFLTQVSAPNIDSPAFSTQVSAAVAETPQAPTPAQQKELEQARIRSRKNMNGLITSRESWLELRRIFSEFNELPEPSETVTVFGREVDCWDLWSEIVEVGYPPSPAAWVLIAEGLGFVDDQELREEGERTVVQALKEGFEGGLEEFWFAVEWFAGERFQEVEVEEEEE, encoded by the exons ATGCCACAACCAATTGTCTACGAGGGAGTCAATGGATGTTACGAGGGTACTCTGTTCAGTGGTCTCAAGTTCTTCGTATCCAGGCGGTTGCCTCTTCGCAGTGAGGTTCTTAGAAAGATCAAG AACAATGGCGGCAAAATCGTAGAAATGGAGAAGTTTGCCGATGTGCTGATCTGGGACTATCTCATTACACATGGTGCTCCGGCTGGTGCTATCTCTTCCAAATTTGTCGAGGATTGCGTTTCCAAGGGGGAAATTGTCAACAAGGAGGAGTATCTTGTTGCTGTTCCAACTGCGACTCCAGTCGGCTCTTCTGCTCCCGTCAAGAAGGGTACGAAAACCCCCTTCACACCGAAAGATGATCAGATGCTCCTGAGCTGGATTAGGCAGAAGGAAGAGGCCGGCGAGAGCATCAAGGGCAATGCCATCTATCGAGAACTGGCTGCAAAG TACCCTCACCACACTTACCAGTCCTGGCGGTCACGATACGTTGAGAAACTTTTacacctcccaccacaacagtCTGTCCACCCGCTTCCGCCTCCCATCCCGACGCTAGTCAAGTCTAAATCGTCAAGTGATGCACGAGCTGCACCGCCATCGACTGCATCGTCAACTGTCGAAAAGAAGTCGGCTAAGAGGAGGGAATTCACAACGCAAGATGATGAGATTCTGCTTCAGCATCTGGGTAGGTGGCAAGGGTCAGAGTCTGGGCAGAATGCATACAAAGAGCTGGAAGAACAGTACCCACATCATACCTGGCAGTCGTGGCGGAATCGATACGTCAAGACTTTGTCGAAACGAAGGAATTCTGGCTCCGGCGATGAGCTGCCGCCAGCAAAGCGACCGCGGAAGTCTACCGCCAGTGATACTGTTCCGTCCCGCACGCCCACGGCACCGCCCACGACGCAACTGGAATTGAGCCAGAAAGACAAGGAAAAATATGAGGCACTccgggaaaaaaagagaaagatggCGGAGGCCAAAGCTGCAAAACAAGCCAAGTCAACCAGCCGAACGAGTACAGCAGGTCAGGCCCAGGCCTCAAGCTGTGTGGAAGAGCGGGAGAAACAACCCCGAGCTGCCAGTGCGGCATCGTcgccaccatcgccatcagGCAGCCAAAAAGAGGAGCTGAAACGAAAGCTGAAGCGGATTCGAGCGGAAAAGGCACGGAAAGGGGTGTCTACCCCGCTAAAACCTACTCCAGGGGGTCAATCCGAGAGAACAGCGGGTGCTTCTAGCAGTGCACCACTACCGCCGGCGACAAATGAGACCTCTTCTGGGTTCCTAACGCAAGTCTCTGCCCCCAATATCGACAGCCCTGCCTTTTCAACTCAGGTGTCTGCCGCAGTAGCGGAAACACCGCAGGCTCCGACGCCTGCGCAGCAGAAAGAGCTCGAGCAAGCTAGGATTCGATCACGGAAGAACATGAATGGGTTGATAACCTCAAGGGAGTCCTGGTTGGAGTTAAGGCGTATCTTTAGTGAGTTTAATGAACTACCTGAACCGAGCGAGACTGTGACGGTGTTTGGGCGGGAGGTGGACTGCTGGGATTTGTGGTCTGAGATTGTGGAGGTTGGGTACCCGCCTTCGCCGGCCGCGTGGGTGCTTAttgcggaggggttggggtttgtggaTGATcaggagttgagggaggagggggagaggactGTGGTGCAGGCGCtgaaggaggggtttgaggggggtttggaagAGTTTTGGTTTGCGGTGGAGTGGTTTGCTGGGGAGAGGTttcaggaggtggaggtggaggaggaggaggagtga